In the genome of Priestia filamentosa, the window TCAACTGTTCTGCATATGTAATAATTGCATCCAATTGCTTTGTAAACATTTCTGTTTCTTCTTCAGTAATCGCTAAACGTGCAAGATGTGCAACGTGCTCTACTTGTTCTTTTGAAATTCGTGACATACCTTTCACCTCCACATATTCGAACCGCAACAATATACTGATAATATCAGATTTTATTGTTCTTAAGCAACTAACGTTATAATCCATTTTCCATTTTACCAAAAGGGAAGAGATATTTCTCGTTTTGAGTAAAAAAACATCAAGTTCTTTCTATTTTAAGAGAACGTCTTTTATTCCATCATGATGGCAAAATATAAAGCTTTTAAATATACAAAAAAAGCATCCACACAGTGGATGCTTCTCTATTACTTGTAAATATGCACGAATGGTTTCTTCTCATCTGGCTCGCGAGAAATAAGCGCTTCTGGTCCTTGAACAGTACTAATGTTAACATTTACTTTCAAGTATGAAGGGAAATGCTCCATAACAAGTCCTGCTATATACTGTGTGAAACCTGTAATCTCTTGCTCACCGAAAAATTGAATCGGAATATCAATTGTCATTTCTTGAAGCTCGCCATTTTGGTAGAATCCTCTTCCAATAATGTTTGTGTAATTCGGGAAATAGTCTTGGATTTCCGCTTTAAAGTTTCCAAACATGTCGCTATCGCTTCGCTCATCTGCTGCTACTGCATTTGATGGGAAAAGATAATACCCTTCATCAATCTTATCCCAACTGCCTAGTTCACTACTGCCTTTTTTCGCTGTTGCTTTCGCAAAGTAGCTTCCAGGCACAAGCGAGGATTTTTCTTCCTGTTCAAACAGTCCAACTGTAATTGGAACATTTTCTAACCCTTTGATTTTTCTCATCCGCTGAACAATCTCAGCCGCCATTTTTTCTCCTTCTTCCTGAAGTTTCTCACGGCTAATTTTCTTTTCGCGCGGATAGCCTTTCTCTTGTGTATAGTAATAAACAGAGTTCATCGCAAGACCAATTGAAACGCCGCCAAGCTTTAATTCATCTCCATCTTTCACTAGATAATCTTGCTCTAGAATATGAGCTAGGTAGATTGGACTTTTTTCACTTTGTTCCGCTGCGCTGCCTTCTCCCGTATTAATTGGGTTTAAACCAACATTTTTTACTTTATCTCGCTCTTCTTTATCGTAATCTTTCAGAACATCTTTATACTGTTCTTCTGTCCATTTACGACGAAGCCAAGAGCTGATTGTATCTTCATCA includes:
- a CDS encoding CamS family sex pheromone protein yields the protein MKKIVFLALSVMLVTTACAPDFSKEEEVVQKTDDNKQKAVISKYSISDDTYQSVLPFKESKSRGLTVSNLNTRLDVKEFESGLTRLSKDEFSTDDYYYQEGQYLDEDTISSWLRRKWTEEQYKDVLKDYDKEERDKVKNVGLNPINTGEGSAAEQSEKSPIYLAHILEQDYLVKDGDELKLGGVSIGLAMNSVYYYTQEKGYPREKKISREKLQEEGEKMAAEIVQRMRKIKGLENVPITVGLFEQEEKSSLVPGSYFAKATAKKGSSELGSWDKIDEGYYLFPSNAVAADERSDSDMFGNFKAEIQDYFPNYTNIIGRGFYQNGELQEMTIDIPIQFFGEQEITGFTQYIAGLVMEHFPSYLKVNVNISTVQGPEALISREPDEKKPFVHIYK